In one Chitinophaga sancti genomic region, the following are encoded:
- a CDS encoding MBL fold metallo-hydrolase RNA specificity domain-containing protein: MKIAFHGAARTVTGSKHLITLKNGKKILLDCGLFQGMGKDTDAMNFDLGFDPATVTMMVLSHAHIDHTGLIPLLVKRGFKGHIYCTPATFDLTQILLLDSARIQEEDVKYTNKKRRKVGLPQEEPLYTVDDAKKSIAFFKKVKAYKQWYRIDDEVEVMFTDAGHIIGSAAVTLRIMEGGKPTVVTFSGDIGRYNDAILKSPDTFPQADFILMESTYGSSLHAEAAPTTDVLLRYIHDTCKVKKGKLIIPAFSVGRTQEILYALNKAQLDGKLPKVDIFVDSPLSMEATEVVTSHPELFNKSVAKLLQIDDDVFDFPGLHFIASVDESKNLNFRQEPCVIISASGMAEAGRVKHHIANNINDTRNTILMVGYCEPQSLGGRLMRGAKEVSIYGTRYEVRAEVGSIRSMSAHGDYEDLSQWLSCQNPREVKKLFLVHGEYEVQTIFRDWLLKKGFGDIEVPERHSEIGLG; the protein is encoded by the coding sequence ATGAAGATAGCCTTCCATGGGGCGGCACGTACCGTTACTGGTTCCAAACACCTGATTACACTAAAGAATGGGAAAAAGATCTTATTGGATTGTGGCTTGTTCCAGGGAATGGGCAAGGACACAGATGCCATGAACTTTGACCTTGGCTTTGATCCTGCTACCGTCACCATGATGGTATTATCCCACGCTCACATTGATCATACAGGCCTTATACCATTGCTGGTAAAAAGGGGGTTTAAAGGACATATTTACTGCACTCCTGCAACTTTTGATCTGACACAGATCCTGTTACTTGATTCTGCGAGGATCCAGGAAGAGGATGTGAAGTATACGAACAAGAAACGCAGAAAGGTAGGATTGCCACAGGAAGAGCCGCTGTATACAGTGGATGATGCCAAAAAGAGCATTGCCTTTTTCAAAAAGGTAAAGGCCTATAAACAGTGGTACCGGATCGATGATGAGGTGGAAGTGATGTTTACAGATGCGGGTCATATAATAGGCAGTGCTGCAGTAACGCTTCGTATAATGGAAGGGGGCAAACCAACTGTGGTTACTTTCAGCGGGGATATAGGCCGGTATAATGACGCGATCCTGAAATCGCCGGATACTTTTCCACAGGCAGATTTCATCCTGATGGAATCTACCTATGGCAGTTCCCTGCATGCGGAGGCTGCTCCCACCACGGATGTATTGCTGAGGTATATACATGATACCTGTAAAGTGAAGAAAGGTAAACTGATTATCCCGGCATTCAGCGTAGGCCGTACCCAGGAGATACTGTATGCCCTTAACAAGGCCCAGCTGGATGGTAAGCTGCCAAAGGTGGATATTTTTGTGGATAGTCCGCTGTCAATGGAAGCAACGGAGGTGGTGACCAGTCACCCGGAATTGTTTAACAAGTCAGTGGCAAAACTGCTGCAGATCGATGACGATGTATTTGATTTCCCTGGTTTACACTTTATAGCGTCCGTAGACGAATCCAAGAACCTTAATTTCCGCCAGGAACCCTGTGTAATCATTTCTGCTTCAGGTATGGCGGAGGCGGGCAGGGTAAAGCATCATATTGCTAATAATATTAATGATACAAGGAATACCATCCTGATGGTGGGGTACTGTGAGCCCCAGTCCCTGGGCGGTAGGCTGATGAGAGGGGCCAAGGAGGTATCTATCTATGGTACCCGTTACGAGGTGAGGGCAGAAGTAGGCAGTATCCGGTCTATGAGTGCCCATGGGGATTACGAAGACCTGAGCCAGTGGCTATCCTGTCAGAACCCGAGGGAGGTGAAGAAATTGTTTTTAGTGCACGGGGAATATGAGGTGCAGACCATTTTCAGGGATTGGTTATTGAAAAAGGGATTTGGGGATATAGAAGTACCGGAAAGGCATTCAGAGATAGGGTTGGGATAA
- a CDS encoding M1 family aminopeptidase, giving the protein MSKSLKQALKGLLVVCLTGSMCYSPAYAQQRDNANDPLLKIYRATATRVNDLSHTKLDVRFDYAKRYLYGKAWLTLKPHFYATDSLTLDAKGMDIKTVAIVKGGKNVALKYTYDSTQLHIQLDKVYSRTESYIVYIDYVARPDEISATGSAAITDAKGLYFINPDGTDKNKPIQIWTQGETESNSVWFPTIDKTAQKCTEEISMTVDKKYVTLSNGKMVSQKNNPDGTRTDTWKMDLPHSPYLFMMAVGDFAIVKDQWRGKEVNYYVEKAYEPYAKAIFGNTPEMLSFYSDILGYEYAWPKYSQIVVRDYVSGAMENTTATLHGDFVQKTDRELLDNNNYNESVIAHELFHHWFGDLVTAESWSNLTLNESFADYSEYLWLEHKYGKDEADAHAEEAGENYKQFTQYAGDRDLVRFHYHDKEDMFDAVSYQKGGRILHMLRNVVGDSAFFKSLNLYLKTNAFKPAEAHQLRLAFEEVTGEDLNWFFNQWYFGDGFPKLDVSYNYNDGAKTVTVNINQTQESGKIFQLPIAIDVYAGGKKVRHLVTITDKTASFTFPYTAKPDLVNVDADKVLLADINDQRDLSTYIFQFNNAPNYLDRREALEACLKDQANPAARKVVIAALKDKFYGLRNLAIRGLNLGDDAVKSAALPVLQQLAKDDKNATVRAAALKQLGSRKDAQYTSLFEAATKDQSYAAAGAALNSLSALDAEKAYTLAKQMETSAKGALRNAIASVYAKKGNEDDIAFFAKTFDEASGQEKVEDAIQYVAILANVDNADIVIKGIGQIKDMTKTFNNKMVTNYMVNMLQPLAKRKLDKATIAPADKKTDLMKQYDYIKKVIAELKD; this is encoded by the coding sequence ATGTCTAAATCTTTGAAGCAAGCACTAAAAGGCCTGCTGGTAGTCTGCCTGACTGGAAGCATGTGTTATTCCCCCGCTTATGCACAGCAGCGTGACAACGCCAATGATCCTCTCCTGAAGATCTACAGGGCCACTGCAACAAGAGTGAACGATCTCTCCCATACCAAACTGGATGTCCGCTTTGATTACGCCAAAAGATATCTGTATGGTAAAGCATGGTTGACCCTGAAGCCGCATTTTTATGCTACCGACTCCCTGACACTCGATGCCAAAGGCATGGATATCAAAACAGTAGCTATCGTAAAAGGTGGTAAAAACGTAGCGCTGAAGTATACTTACGACAGCACCCAACTCCACATCCAACTGGATAAAGTGTATAGCCGCACCGAATCCTATATCGTATATATTGACTACGTAGCCAGACCGGATGAAATCTCCGCTACCGGCAGCGCCGCTATCACTGATGCCAAAGGGCTCTATTTCATCAACCCGGACGGCACGGATAAAAATAAGCCAATCCAGATCTGGACACAGGGTGAAACCGAATCCAATTCTGTATGGTTCCCTACTATTGACAAGACCGCCCAGAAATGTACCGAAGAGATCAGTATGACTGTCGATAAGAAATACGTGACCCTCTCTAACGGTAAAATGGTTAGTCAAAAGAATAACCCGGACGGTACCCGTACCGATACCTGGAAGATGGACCTCCCCCACTCCCCTTACCTGTTCATGATGGCCGTAGGTGATTTCGCCATCGTAAAGGACCAGTGGCGAGGCAAAGAAGTGAACTACTATGTGGAAAAAGCATATGAGCCATACGCTAAAGCCATTTTCGGTAATACACCCGAAATGCTCAGCTTCTACTCCGATATCCTGGGTTATGAATATGCATGGCCTAAGTACTCCCAGATCGTAGTCAGAGACTATGTATCCGGTGCAATGGAAAATACCACCGCTACCCTGCACGGCGATTTTGTTCAGAAAACCGACCGCGAACTGCTGGATAATAACAACTATAACGAATCCGTTATCGCCCACGAACTGTTCCACCACTGGTTTGGTGACCTGGTAACCGCTGAATCATGGAGCAACCTGACCCTGAACGAGTCTTTTGCTGACTACAGCGAATACCTGTGGCTGGAACATAAGTATGGTAAAGACGAAGCCGATGCACATGCTGAAGAAGCAGGCGAAAACTACAAACAGTTTACCCAATATGCCGGCGATCGCGACCTGGTTCGTTTCCACTACCATGACAAAGAAGACATGTTCGATGCTGTAAGCTACCAGAAAGGTGGCCGCATCCTGCACATGCTCCGCAATGTAGTAGGTGACAGCGCTTTCTTCAAATCACTGAACCTCTACCTGAAGACCAATGCCTTCAAACCTGCCGAAGCACACCAGCTGCGCCTGGCTTTTGAAGAAGTTACCGGCGAAGACCTGAACTGGTTCTTTAACCAATGGTACTTTGGCGATGGCTTCCCTAAACTGGATGTAAGCTATAATTACAATGACGGCGCTAAAACTGTGACTGTCAATATCAACCAGACACAGGAATCCGGCAAGATCTTCCAGCTGCCTATCGCGATCGATGTATACGCAGGTGGTAAAAAAGTACGTCACCTGGTGACCATCACCGATAAAACGGCTTCCTTTACCTTCCCATATACTGCTAAACCAGACCTGGTCAATGTAGATGCGGATAAGGTATTGCTGGCTGACATCAATGATCAGAGAGACCTGAGTACCTACATCTTCCAGTTCAACAACGCGCCTAATTACCTGGATCGCCGCGAGGCCCTGGAAGCCTGCCTGAAAGACCAGGCAAATCCTGCTGCCCGCAAAGTGGTGATCGCTGCCCTGAAAGACAAGTTCTATGGCCTGCGCAACCTGGCTATCAGAGGCCTGAACCTGGGCGACGATGCAGTGAAATCAGCGGCCCTGCCTGTATTACAGCAACTGGCTAAAGACGACAAGAATGCAACCGTACGTGCAGCTGCCCTGAAACAACTAGGCAGCCGGAAGGATGCTCAATATACCTCCCTGTTCGAAGCAGCTACCAAAGACCAGTCATACGCTGCCGCCGGTGCCGCACTGAACAGTCTCTCCGCCCTGGATGCCGAGAAAGCCTATACCCTCGCTAAGCAAATGGAAACCAGTGCCAAAGGCGCGCTGCGTAATGCAATTGCCAGTGTATATGCTAAAAAAGGAAATGAAGATGACATCGCTTTCTTTGCCAAGACCTTCGACGAAGCCAGTGGCCAGGAAAAAGTGGAAGACGCCATTCAGTATGTAGCTATCCTTGCAAATGTGGATAACGCAGATATCGTGATCAAGGGCATCGGCCAGATCAAGGATATGACAAAAACGTTCAATAACAAGATGGTTACCAATTACATGGTAAATATGCTGCAACCCTTAGCCAAAAGGAAACTGGATAAAGCCACCATCGCCCCTGCCGATAAAAAGACAGATCTGATGAAGCAGTACGACTACATCAAAAAAGTAATTGCTGAACTGAAAGACTAA